A single region of the Malus sylvestris chromosome 8, drMalSylv7.2, whole genome shotgun sequence genome encodes:
- the LOC126633221 gene encoding uncharacterized protein LOC126633221: MEKLRRSSKKKSDIACKKHPKHQQSPGVCSLCLKEKLERVAQKLSTYSVPYLRRTFSASPSTTSSLSSHYSSSSGSSASSPAPGYEQKGSTITWLLSGESNVLSKSRSLVNYFPRRKRELSSEEKKKSRFWTKLLRPISKRREEGLVHSRTVREIRVPNRVL; encoded by the coding sequence ATGGAAAAGCTCAGAAGATCGTCGAAAAAGAAGTCCGACATCGCCTGCAAGAAGCACCCGAAACACCAACAATCGCCGGGCGTTTGCTCCTTGTGCTTGAAGGAAAAGCTAGAACGAGTTGCTCAGAAGCTGTCAACTTATTCTGTTCCCTACTTGCGTAGAACTTTTTCCGCTTCTCCTTCTACGACTTCTTCTTTATCTTCGCATTACTCGTCTTCTTCGGGTTCTTCTGCTTCGTCTCCTGCACCAGGTTACGAGCAAAAGGGTTCGACGATAACTTGGTTGTTGAGTGGTGAAAGTAATGTTCTTAGTAAAAGTAGGTCGCTGGTGAATTACTTTCCTAGACGAAAGAGAGAGCTGAGCagtgaagagaagaagaagagtcggttttggacgaagttgctTCGTCCCATAAGTAAGCGGAGAGAAGAAGGTTTGGTACACTCTAGGACTGTGAGAGAGATCAGGGTGCCTAATAGGGTACTTTAA